Proteins encoded by one window of Mustela erminea isolate mMusErm1 chromosome 7, mMusErm1.Pri, whole genome shotgun sequence:
- the SLC2A10 gene encoding solute carrier family 2, facilitated glucose transporter member 10 — MGRPHLLLPLCASVSLLGGLTFGYELAVISGALLPLQLDFGLSCLEQELLVGSLLLGALLASLVGGVLIDRYGRKQAILGSNAVLLAGSVSLGLAGSLAWLVLGRLVAGFAISLSSMACCIYVAELVGPRQRGVLVSLYEAGITLGILLSYALNYALAGVPGGWRHMFGWAVAPALLQSLSLSCLPAGTTEAAPCRDLIPLQGSEAPKLARPSYSLLDLFRARDNMRGRTVVGLGLVIFQQLTGQPNVLCYASTVFHSVGFRGASSAVLASVGLGAVKVVATLMALGLVDRAGRRALLLAGCALMALSVSGIGLVSLAVPMDSGPGCLAAPNASGPSGLPGDSSLPQRPVTPHPPPTTRQNPGEPGLPASKKIKTLTAPPWPVLGTATPTPPSAPERAALHWAALVCMMVFVSAFSFGFGPVTWLVLSEIYPVEIRGRAFAFCNSFNWATNLLVSLSFLDLIGAIGLSWTFLLYGLTAVLGLGFIYAFVPETKGQSLAEIDQQFQKRRFALSFGPRRRSARIPYTRIEVSAAS, encoded by the exons ATGG GCCGTCCccacctgctcctgcccctgtGTGCCTCTGTGTCTCTGCTGGGTGGCTTGACCTTTGGTTACGAACTGGCGGTCATATCAGGCGCCCTGCTGCCCCTGCAGCTTGACTTTGGGCTATCCTGCTTGGAGCAGGAGCTCCTGGTGGGCAGCCTGCTCCTGGGGGCTCTCCTGGCCTCCTTGGTGGGAGGCGTCCTCATCGACCGCTATGGCAGGAAACAAGCCATCCTCGGCAGCAATGCAGTGCTCCTGGCAGGCAGTGTGAGCCTGGGCCTGGCTGGGTCCCTGGCCTGGCTGGTCCTGGGCCGCCTGGTGGCTGGCTTTGCCATCTCCCTCTCTTCCATGGCCTGCTGTATTTATGTGGCGGAGCTGGTGGGGCCACGGCAGCGGGGAGTGCTGGTGTCCCTCTATGAGGCCGGCATCACCCTGGGGATTCTGTTGTCCTATGCACTCAACTATGCCCTGGCTGGTGTCCCCGGGGGGTGGAGGCATATGTTCGGCTGGGCCGTGGCTCCTGCTCTGCTGCAGTCCCTCAgcctctcctgtctccctgctgGTACCACTGAGGCTGCACCCTGCAGGGACCTCATTCCTCTCCAGGGAAGTGAGGCCCCCAAGCTGGCGAGGCCGAGCTACTCCCTTCTGGACCTCTTCAGGGCCCGGGATAACATGCGAGGCCGGACCGTGGTGGGCCTGGGACTGGTGATCTTCCAGCAGCTAACCGGGCAGCCCAATGTGCTATGCTACGCCTCCACCGTCTTCCACTCGGTTGGCTTCCGTGGGGCCTCCTCCGCCGTGCTGGCTTCCGTGGGGCTCGGCGCCGTGAAGGTGGTGGCTACACTGATGGCACTGGGGCTGGTGGACCGAGCGGGCCGCAGGGCGCTGTTACTGGCTGGCTGTGCCCTCATGGCCCTCTCGGTCAGTGGCATCGGCCTCGTGAGCTTGGCTGTGCCCATGGACTCCGGCCCAGGCTGCCTGGCTGCGCCCAACGCCAGCGGGCCGTCTGGCCTCCCTGGAGACTCGAGCCTGCCCCAGAGGCCTGTCACTCCACACCCCCCACCAACGACCCGCCAGAACCCAGGGGAGCCAGGCTTGCCAGCCTCTAAGAAAATCAAGACCCTCACAGCCCCTCCGTGGCCTGTTTTGGGCACCGCTACCCCCACGCCCCCCTCCGCCCCGGAGCGCGCCGCACTGCACTGGGCCGCGCTGGTCTGCATGATGGTCTTCGTGAGCGCCTTCTCCTTCGGGTTTGGACCAG TGACCTGGCTTGTCCTCAGCGAGATCTATCCCGTGGAGATCCGAGGCAGAGCCTTCGCCTTCTGCAACAGCTTCAACTGGGCGACCAACCTCCTTGTCAGCCTCTCCTTCCTTGACCTCATCG GTGCCATTGGCTTGTCCTGGACCTTCCTGCTCTATGGGCTGACTGCTGTCCTCGGCCTGGGCTTCATCTATGCATTTGTCCCTGAAACAAAAGGCCAGTCCTTGGCAGAGATAGACCAGCAGTTCCAGAAGAGAAG GTTTGCCCTGAGCTTTGGCCCCAGGCGGAGGTCTGCCCGCATTCCATACACCCGCATTGAGGTCTCTGCAGCCTCTTGA
- the TP53RK gene encoding EKC/KEOPS complex subunit TP53RK produces MAAAGAGAIAGKNEDPAPEAEALAAARERSSRFLSGLELVKQGAEARVFRGHFQGRAAVVKHRFPKGYRHPALEARLGRRRTVQEARALLRCRRAGICAPVVFFVDYASNCLYMEEIEGSVTVRDYIQSTMETEKTPQSLLGLARTVGQVLARMHDEDLIHGDLTTSNMLLKPPVEQLNIVLIDFGLSFVSALPEDKGVDLYVLEKAFLSTHPNTETVFEAFLKSYSTFSKKSRPVLKKLDEVRLRGRKRSMVG; encoded by the exons ATGGCGGCCGCCGGGGCGGGTGCTATTGCCGGGAAGAACGAGGACCCGGCACCGGAGGCCGAGGCGCTGGCCGCAGCTCGGGAGCGGAGCAGCCGGTTCTTGAGCGGCCTGGAGCTGGTGAAGCAGGGCGCCGAGGCGCGCGTGTTCCGCGGCCACTTCCAAGGCCGCGCGGCCGTGGTGAAGCACCGCTTCCCCAAGGGCTACCGGCATCCGGCGCTGGAGGCGCGGCTCGGCCGGCGGCGAACCGTGCAGGAGGCCCGGGCGCTGCTCCGCTGCCGCCGCGCAG GGATATGTGCTCCCGTTGTCTTTTTCGTAGACTATGCGTCCAACTGCTTATACATGGAAGAAATCGAAGGCTCAGTGACTGTTCGAGATTATATTCAGTCTACTATGGAGACTGAAAAAACTCCTCAGAGCCTCCTTGGCTTAGCCAGGACAGTCGGGCAGGTTTTGGCTCGAATGCACGATGAAGACCTCATTCATGGTGATCTCACCACTTCGAACATGCTCCTGAAACCCCCCGTGGAGCAGCTGAACATCGTGCTTATAGACTTTGGACTCAGTTTCGTTTCAGCACTTCCTGAAGATAAGGGGGTTGATCTCTACGTGCTAGAGAAAGCCTTCCTCAGTACCCACCCCAATACGGAGACTGTGTTTGAAGCCTTTCTGAAGAGCTACTCCACCTTCTCCAAAAAGTCCAGGCCAGTGCTAAAAAAATTAGATGAAGTGCGcctgagaggaagaaagaggtccATGGTCGGGTAG